From Streptomyces sp. NBC_00690, a single genomic window includes:
- a CDS encoding AAA family ATPase has translation MTRVGRAVGDVVKVRAGWRPERLREQREAHGLTLEGAGERLRDVARAAGVAVPAANFQTLWQHEQGEVYPGPHYRRAYCLLYRATEPELGFRHGLPGEKTRIQFTPSDAGADGLHNGAHVLAVERALLQIRPGTEDTDSKMLHQRILDAWKRRHTGGDPNRPTLVLVGGYAGSGKSEFARFLSQLTGWPVFDKDPLTRPLVERLLITLGSDPNDRHTRLYREQVRPLEYQCLLEAAYANVDCTISTVVTAPFVAELTDERWLQRLVNRCEARGVSVSPIWIHCDVETMHEYVSFRSAARDSWKLQHWEDYVATIDPDLRPVVPHLVVDNRLGAAISLTDQVRQVFGTVF, from the coding sequence ATGACGAGGGTGGGACGGGCGGTAGGAGACGTGGTGAAGGTCCGCGCGGGCTGGCGGCCGGAGAGGCTGCGGGAACAGAGGGAGGCCCACGGGCTGACCCTGGAGGGTGCTGGCGAGCGGCTGCGTGACGTAGCGAGGGCAGCGGGGGTGGCCGTTCCCGCGGCAAACTTTCAGACTCTGTGGCAGCACGAGCAGGGTGAGGTCTATCCGGGTCCGCATTACCGGCGTGCGTACTGCCTGCTCTACCGGGCCACCGAGCCCGAACTCGGCTTCCGCCACGGCCTTCCGGGGGAGAAGACGCGGATACAGTTCACGCCGTCCGATGCTGGGGCAGATGGGCTGCACAACGGAGCGCATGTCCTTGCTGTCGAGCGTGCGTTGCTGCAGATCAGGCCGGGCACCGAGGACACTGACAGCAAGATGCTCCATCAGCGCATCCTGGATGCCTGGAAGAGGCGGCATACGGGCGGGGACCCGAACCGCCCCACTCTGGTCCTGGTCGGCGGCTACGCCGGCAGCGGCAAGTCCGAGTTCGCGCGGTTCCTGTCCCAGCTCACCGGCTGGCCGGTCTTCGACAAGGACCCGCTCACACGGCCCTTGGTGGAGCGACTCCTCATCACCCTCGGCAGCGACCCGAACGACCGCCACACCAGGTTGTACCGGGAGCAGGTACGGCCTCTTGAGTACCAGTGCCTGCTTGAGGCGGCTTACGCGAACGTGGACTGCACGATCAGCACGGTGGTCACCGCGCCGTTCGTCGCCGAGCTCACGGACGAGCGCTGGTTGCAACGGCTGGTCAACCGGTGTGAGGCCCGAGGGGTTTCGGTCTCTCCCATCTGGATCCATTGCGACGTCGAGACGATGCACGAGTACGTCAGTTTCCGCTCCGCCGCCCGCGACTCGTGGAAGCTCCAGCACTGGGAGGACTACGTGGCCACCATCGACCCCGACCTGCGGCCGGTCGTGCCCCACCTGGTCGTCGACAACCGCCTCGGTGCCGCGATATCGCTGACCGATCAGGTCCGCCAAGTCTTTGGGACGGTGTTCTGA
- a CDS encoding TfuA-like protein — MIHVFTGPTLPASEPQLATPDIRIRPPARHGDLFDTAIRPGDTVLIIDGLYHQTPALRHKEILAAIARGVHMIGAASIGALRAAELAPFGMLGIGSIYTSYARGEIHGDDEVAVGQAPDGEEESLTWPVVNLRHTLQLARTAGIVDGERATGLLTELHAVYYPQRTTAAIRAVCRRRNETQFAQWLTDQRRTDPHFGDLKRADALTAVRTALNNSATPTDQTPHRPPVWDTAYYRRWSNTFAHDRVCGLDLPTEDRLIYQQVFDPAFPTRWTAYLEHRSLQPPDGAPGLPLRVRLAQVTDGLPAHRVFRPPVDLRDQTTLALLLAGESEQDRQAVAHYARTLAYARHSRPGFQIAAVRDDLTRSLLQRMWHCPALQLDTEASARGLDCAARAVEKAKRLVPGLLDEMNQATKLTETAHD; from the coding sequence GTGATCCACGTCTTCACCGGGCCGACACTGCCCGCATCCGAACCTCAGCTCGCCACACCAGACATCCGGATCCGCCCACCCGCGCGGCACGGAGACCTGTTCGACACCGCGATCCGCCCCGGCGACACCGTGCTGATCATCGACGGGCTCTATCACCAGACCCCAGCCCTGCGGCACAAAGAGATCCTCGCCGCGATCGCCCGCGGCGTCCACATGATCGGAGCGGCAAGCATCGGCGCATTGAGAGCAGCCGAACTCGCACCGTTCGGGATGCTCGGCATCGGCAGCATCTACACCTCCTACGCCCGGGGAGAGATCCACGGCGACGACGAAGTAGCGGTCGGACAGGCCCCCGACGGCGAAGAGGAGTCGCTGACCTGGCCGGTCGTCAACCTCCGACACACCCTCCAACTGGCCCGTACCGCCGGCATCGTCGACGGCGAACGGGCCACGGGACTTCTCACCGAACTCCACGCGGTCTACTACCCGCAGCGCACCACAGCCGCCATACGCGCCGTCTGCCGCCGCCGAAACGAGACGCAGTTCGCCCAGTGGCTGACCGACCAGCGCCGAACAGACCCGCACTTCGGCGACCTCAAACGAGCCGACGCCCTCACCGCGGTACGCACCGCCCTCAACAACAGCGCAACACCGACCGACCAGACCCCCCACCGGCCACCCGTATGGGACACGGCCTACTACAGACGATGGTCCAACACCTTCGCCCACGACCGCGTGTGCGGACTGGACCTGCCCACCGAGGATCGCCTGATCTACCAGCAGGTCTTCGACCCGGCGTTCCCCACACGCTGGACGGCCTACCTCGAACACCGCTCCCTCCAACCCCCCGACGGCGCGCCAGGCCTACCGCTGAGGGTGCGCCTGGCCCAGGTCACCGACGGCCTGCCGGCCCACCGTGTCTTCCGCCCTCCGGTAGACCTGCGAGACCAAACCACCCTCGCCCTGCTCCTGGCAGGCGAGAGCGAACAAGACCGCCAAGCCGTCGCCCACTACGCACGAACCCTCGCCTACGCCCGCCACAGCCGACCCGGATTCCAGATCGCAGCAGTACGCGACGACCTCACCCGCAGCCTCCTGCAACGCATGTGGCACTGCCCCGCCCTCCAACTCGATACAGAAGCCTCCGCACGAGGACTGGACTGCGCCGCCCGCGCCGTCGAGAAAGCCAAACGACTCGTGCCCGGACTGCTGGACGAGATGAACCAGGCCACCAAGCTGACGGAGACGGCCCATGACTGA
- a CDS encoding YcaO-like family protein, with amino-acid sequence MTDEPVKLPGTVRSRAPESTWETIASHLPHYGITRLADLTGLDCIGLPVWTAIRPDSLTLSTTQGKGATHLLAKLSAVMEAIELWHAEQPLPITARGPAAEVAPDCPVTALPLTAPHPGPTVTRMQWDWTPATGLISHKDTLLPVDLVRRRAQRPPWSPDLLRATSTGLACGNSRDEALLHALLEVVERDVLFRDGQSGGRHRTLIEPATVQDPHGRQVIDRITAAGMALEIALVDGPYELPVCVAYLWSEDYPAVFAGGGCHTTPEIALTRALTEAAQSRLTAIAGTRDDLPSDRAHIDTPPIHPPTNTRLAPWPEPADTSTTAGGSFAEQTIDVARRLARVTGHEPLALHLSDPAAPVQAVQAICPGTRSRTRRSMPR; translated from the coding sequence ATGACTGACGAACCGGTCAAACTGCCTGGCACAGTCCGCTCCCGCGCCCCCGAGTCGACCTGGGAGACCATTGCCAGCCACCTGCCCCACTACGGCATCACCCGCCTTGCCGACCTCACCGGCCTCGACTGCATCGGACTACCCGTCTGGACAGCGATCCGGCCCGACTCACTGACCCTGAGCACAACCCAGGGCAAGGGAGCCACCCACCTCCTGGCCAAACTGTCGGCCGTCATGGAAGCGATCGAACTCTGGCACGCCGAGCAGCCGCTGCCCATCACCGCCCGCGGACCGGCCGCCGAGGTCGCCCCCGACTGCCCCGTCACCGCACTCCCACTGACCGCACCGCACCCCGGGCCCACCGTCACCCGCATGCAGTGGGATTGGACACCCGCCACCGGCCTGATCAGCCACAAGGACACCCTCCTGCCCGTCGACCTGGTACGCCGCCGGGCACAGCGACCACCATGGAGCCCGGACCTGCTGCGCGCCACCAGCACCGGACTGGCATGCGGCAACAGCCGGGATGAGGCACTGCTCCACGCACTGCTGGAAGTAGTGGAGCGAGACGTCCTGTTCCGGGACGGGCAATCCGGCGGCCGGCACCGCACCCTCATCGAGCCCGCAACGGTCCAAGACCCCCACGGCCGACAGGTGATCGACCGGATCACGGCCGCGGGCATGGCACTGGAGATCGCCCTGGTGGACGGCCCCTACGAACTCCCGGTGTGCGTGGCCTACCTGTGGTCGGAGGACTATCCGGCTGTCTTCGCCGGCGGCGGCTGCCACACCACCCCGGAGATCGCACTGACCCGTGCCTTGACCGAGGCCGCACAGTCTCGGCTGACCGCCATCGCCGGCACCCGGGACGACCTCCCCAGCGACCGGGCCCACATTGACACCCCACCCATTCACCCGCCCACAAACACCAGGCTCGCACCGTGGCCAGAGCCTGCGGACACTTCCACGACGGCCGGTGGCAGTTTCGCCGAACAGACCATCGACGTGGCCCGGCGCCTCGCCCGTGTCACCGGGCACGAGCCACTGGCCCTGCACTTGTCCGACCCAGCCGCACCGGTCCAGGCCGTGCAGGCCATCTGCCCCGGCACCCGCTCCCGGACCAGAAGGTCGATGCCCCGATGA
- a CDS encoding SAM-dependent methyltransferase: MNPTTPTTPGIHPIHTGQRSASYDAFHTARAHSDLVSRLYAQALGEDYPTEIAASSSCDIPLLGLMTARLRMRPGQLLVDAGCGTGGIGLWLARALNLRLEGFDLSPAAIAQATARRPRFGLPADRAAFRTADLEDTGLPDSLAQGIVCVDALGRATDRQAALRELARILAPGGRLVLTRASRQNTATAWEKQARTVGLTVEHVDERPHEPAMWDRLYRLWIAHADELRHELGETPARNMLHEAHHTLPTLPGRRAVLLTLLRSEDVRSRDCAADTMSGPARRSGSGHEPRERTPQ, from the coding sequence ATGAACCCCACCACCCCGACGACCCCCGGCATACACCCCATACATACCGGACAGCGCTCAGCCTCCTACGACGCCTTCCACACCGCCCGCGCCCACAGCGACCTCGTCTCCCGCCTCTACGCCCAAGCTCTAGGTGAGGACTACCCGACCGAGATCGCCGCCTCCAGCTCCTGCGACATACCCCTGCTCGGACTCATGACCGCCCGCCTGAGGATGCGCCCGGGCCAGCTCCTCGTCGACGCGGGCTGCGGGACCGGAGGCATCGGCCTCTGGCTCGCCCGAGCCCTGAACCTGCGCCTCGAAGGCTTCGACCTGTCCCCAGCGGCCATCGCCCAAGCCACCGCCCGGCGCCCCCGATTCGGCCTGCCCGCCGACCGGGCCGCATTCCGGACCGCCGACCTGGAAGACACCGGCCTGCCCGACTCCCTCGCCCAGGGCATCGTGTGCGTGGACGCCCTCGGCCGCGCCACCGACCGCCAAGCCGCGCTGCGCGAACTCGCCCGCATCCTGGCCCCGGGCGGCCGCCTGGTCCTCACCCGGGCCTCACGGCAGAACACAGCCACCGCCTGGGAGAAACAAGCCCGCACCGTAGGCCTCACCGTGGAGCACGTGGACGAGCGCCCCCACGAGCCCGCGATGTGGGACCGGCTCTACCGCCTGTGGATCGCCCACGCCGACGAACTACGCCATGAACTGGGAGAAACACCGGCGCGGAACATGCTCCACGAAGCGCACCACACACTGCCCACGCTGCCGGGCCGCCGAGCGGTCCTGCTGACCCTGCTGCGCTCCGAAGATGTTCGGAGCAGGGACTGCGCGGCCGATACGATGTCCGGGCCCGCTCGACGCTCTGGGAGCGGGCACGAGCCCAGGGAGAGGACCCCGCAGTGA
- a CDS encoding NAD(P)H-dependent glycerol-3-phosphate dehydrogenase yields MSQHRFGRAAVFSAGSWGTAVAKVMADAGTDVVVHARRSEIADAINTRHRNPGYFPDIDLPASLTATTEPAAALHGADFLVLSIPAQSLRASLAVWAPHIAPGTVIVSLMKGIELGSGERASQVITEVTGVRADRVAVLSGPNLAREIMNGLPAAATVACPDEHTARRIQQACHTPYFRPYTSSDVIGCELGGAVKNVIALAVGIASGMGMGDNAAAMLITRGLAETTRLAVAMGAHPATLSGLAGLGDLVATCTSPLSRNRTFGTHLGQGLSVEEATAATRQTTEGVKSADAILALAHAHNVEMPITEVISALLHEKVTLDEAGAALMQRPPKPEH; encoded by the coding sequence GTGAGCCAGCACCGTTTTGGCCGAGCGGCAGTATTCTCGGCCGGGTCCTGGGGCACTGCCGTCGCCAAGGTCATGGCCGATGCCGGCACCGATGTCGTCGTGCACGCCCGCCGTAGCGAGATCGCGGACGCGATCAACACCCGCCACCGCAACCCCGGCTACTTCCCCGACATCGACCTACCCGCCTCCCTGACGGCCACGACCGAACCGGCCGCCGCGCTGCACGGCGCGGACTTCCTGGTGCTCTCCATCCCTGCGCAGTCCCTCCGGGCCAGCCTCGCTGTATGGGCACCGCACATCGCGCCCGGCACGGTGATCGTGTCGCTGATGAAGGGCATCGAGCTGGGTAGCGGGGAGCGGGCGAGCCAGGTCATCACCGAGGTCACCGGCGTGCGCGCGGACCGGGTCGCGGTGCTGTCGGGGCCGAACCTGGCGCGCGAGATCATGAACGGCCTACCCGCGGCCGCCACCGTCGCCTGCCCCGACGAGCACACTGCCCGACGCATTCAGCAGGCCTGCCACACCCCGTACTTCCGGCCCTACACCAGCAGCGACGTCATCGGCTGCGAACTGGGCGGCGCGGTGAAGAACGTCATCGCGCTGGCGGTCGGTATCGCCTCGGGCATGGGCATGGGGGACAACGCCGCGGCCATGCTCATCACCCGGGGACTGGCGGAGACCACCCGGCTGGCCGTGGCCATGGGCGCTCACCCGGCCACCCTCTCCGGCCTTGCCGGCCTGGGTGACCTGGTGGCCACCTGCACCTCGCCGCTCTCTCGCAACCGCACCTTCGGTACCCATCTCGGCCAGGGCCTGAGCGTTGAGGAAGCGACAGCCGCTACCCGGCAGACCACCGAGGGCGTCAAGTCCGCGGACGCGATCCTCGCCCTGGCCCATGCCCACAACGTCGAGATGCCGATCACAGAAGTGATCTCCGCCCTGCTCCACGAGAAGGTCACCCTCGATGAGGCCGGGGCCGCGCTGATGCAGCGGCCTCCCAAGCCCGAGCACTGA
- a CDS encoding Crp/Fnr family transcriptional regulator — protein sequence MYQPHASVIGDRLWAKLRALAPERLRPARSMLLRQGDPGTQVILLASGSTLVTLVGAHGQRTLLAVRGAGELLGELAVLDAQPRTASVIAAEPCRVHIIPASDFLTFVEKHGLLAPLLRHAIARVREAEAVRLEFATAPVPVRLSGALARLARSSSATGSEHVVRLTQEELSQLIGASRNAVGSAIKPWREQGWLDTEAGGGLLIRDMASIQEHADRQR from the coding sequence ATGTATCAGCCACATGCAAGCGTGATCGGTGACCGGTTGTGGGCAAAGCTGCGTGCGCTGGCACCTGAGCGCCTACGACCAGCCCGAAGCATGCTCCTGCGCCAGGGAGACCCGGGAACACAGGTGATCCTGTTGGCTTCCGGGTCGACGCTCGTCACCCTGGTCGGAGCGCACGGGCAAAGGACCCTGCTGGCCGTGCGTGGTGCCGGGGAGTTACTGGGTGAGCTGGCGGTTCTCGATGCGCAACCGCGCACGGCTTCGGTCATAGCGGCCGAGCCGTGCCGTGTTCATATCATCCCGGCATCCGACTTTCTCACCTTCGTGGAGAAGCACGGGCTCCTGGCTCCACTGCTGCGACATGCCATTGCCCGTGTCCGTGAGGCAGAGGCAGTCAGGCTTGAGTTTGCGACAGCTCCTGTACCCGTGCGGCTGTCAGGTGCACTGGCTCGGCTGGCTCGTTCTTCCTCTGCCACTGGCTCCGAGCATGTGGTGAGGCTGACGCAGGAAGAACTGTCCCAGCTCATCGGCGCGTCCCGCAACGCCGTGGGCTCTGCCATCAAGCCGTGGCGGGAGCAGGGTTGGCTCGACACCGAGGCCGGTGGCGGACTCCTCATCCGCGACATGGCTTCCATCCAGGAACACGCCGATCGGCAGAGGTGA
- a CDS encoding Pycsar system effector family protein, with protein MVAYNLAERKLGTRGAEMFMEVQRADGKAAALCAVAGGLLAVAGAGMSGLAANSGLLMAVLACSCVLLGSALVAALLAIRPVLPSGRALTGLERVSAGSAAEEIVAAFHAMSCRDHLQLEADRLSLLAGLAARKFWAIKVSVDLIVAAILVAGIGLLITYVTA; from the coding sequence GTGGTCGCGTACAACCTGGCGGAGAGGAAGCTCGGCACTAGGGGTGCGGAGATGTTTATGGAGGTGCAGCGGGCCGATGGGAAGGCGGCGGCTCTGTGCGCGGTCGCCGGAGGCCTACTGGCTGTCGCGGGTGCCGGCATGTCGGGGCTGGCTGCCAATTCAGGCCTGCTCATGGCCGTCTTGGCGTGTTCTTGTGTTCTTCTCGGTTCGGCGTTAGTGGCCGCGTTGCTCGCTATCCGCCCAGTGCTTCCTAGTGGCCGTGCTCTGACGGGGTTGGAGAGGGTTAGTGCTGGGTCGGCTGCCGAGGAGATCGTGGCGGCATTTCACGCCATGAGTTGTCGGGATCATCTACAGCTGGAAGCAGACCGCTTGTCGCTGCTGGCTGGTCTCGCTGCGAGGAAGTTCTGGGCGATCAAGGTGTCTGTTGATCTGATCGTGGCGGCAATCCTAGTGGCCGGAATCGGGCTGTTGATCACCTATGTCACTGCTTGA
- a CDS encoding SUKH-4 family immunity protein codes for MRGQQRAKSAWTKIPKKLPCPGHRSPGQGGGAITIGSRFDLHGLQCPPESRTWWSLGYLFTSLLALDPATGKVYAFPEGSLGYIELHRDIESLAFALIELRKVEIDHDNDADPEDLATRFRETVEAFDPTPFTDEDSQWNLSLEELEQGIW; via the coding sequence ATGCGCGGGCAGCAACGTGCGAAGTCCGCCTGGACCAAGATCCCAAAGAAGCTCCCTTGCCCCGGTCACCGCTCGCCGGGGCAAGGGGGCGGCGCCATCACCATCGGAAGCCGCTTCGACCTGCACGGACTGCAGTGCCCCCCGGAAAGCCGGACATGGTGGAGCCTGGGCTACCTGTTCACCTCACTCCTCGCACTCGACCCCGCGACAGGGAAGGTCTACGCCTTCCCCGAAGGATCCCTTGGCTACATCGAGCTGCACCGGGACATCGAATCCCTCGCCTTCGCCCTCATCGAGCTACGCAAAGTCGAGATCGACCACGACAACGACGCCGACCCTGAAGACCTGGCAACCCGATTCCGCGAGACCGTCGAAGCCTTCGACCCCACCCCGTTCACCGACGAAGACTCCCAATGGAACCTCTCACTCGAAGAACTCGAACAAGGCATCTGGTAA
- a CDS encoding transposase, which produces MADAQWARIEPILPDRPPKQGGRWSDHRQVIDAIAFKFRTGNPRMDLPEHFGSWKGAHNRLRKWAADGTLGACVHRPARPGRHRDVERRSRDTPVCNPRRLST; this is translated from the coding sequence GTGGCTGACGCCCAGTGGGCGAGGATCGAGCCGATACTGCCGGACCGGCCTCCGAAGCAGGGTGGCCGTTGGAGTGATCACCGGCAGGTGATCGACGCGATCGCCTTCAAGTTCCGCACCGGGAACCCGCGGATGGACCTGCCCGAGCACTTTGGCTCGTGGAAGGGTGCCCACAACCGGCTGCGGAAGTGGGCCGCCGACGGCACCCTGGGCGCGTGTGTTCACCGCCCTGCTCGCCCAGGCCGACACCGTGATGTTGAACGCCGCAGCAGGGATACACCGGTGTGCAACCCTCGGCGCCTCTCGACGTGA